GGGGATGAGGAGGAATGAGGAGATGATACAGCAAAAGGTAGAcggaagagagaaaacaagtaTCACTTATAGTTAACAGCCatgagaggaggaagatgggGACGGAGGGGAATGTAAAGAAATGTGTGCACAAATGAAATGTGAGGACACTGAGAGACACACCCATTGACATTGATTGTCAACTAtattggggtggcagtagctcagtccatagggagttgggttgggaaccggagggtcactggttcaaatccccgtatggacccaaaaagttgggagcgtggattggtggctggagagatgccagttcacctcctgggcactgccaggtgctcttgagcaaggcaccgtaccccccgaccgctcagggcgctggttcagctggcagcccactcactctgacatctctccatgtatagtgcatgtataggtcctgagcatgtgtgtgtatttcaggcctgtgtgtgagtactaacaaaaagtgtgtacacagagtgtagtgcagtaatttccccattggggactaataaacaaatgatcttatcttatcttatcttatcccAAACCTGGGGACACAGAATGGGAGGAGGAGAATATGTTTAAGACTGTTGTTATTTTCATGATTGAAATACTCTTGACAAAGGTCCAGAGGGACttaaatgtcagttttcttttaataaatggTGATGCTGCAGCATGAGGCAATGTGCGGGATTTTCTCTTTCTTAAAGtccttgttttttccccttgtcAAAGGAAAAAGGTgaaggaaatacattttaaaagtgggGAGGGAAAAGCATACAGCAGGAGAAGAGATTTAATTTGAGCGCAGGTTCCaacataaaaagtgaaaaccCCTTGTCTGGTTTCATGTGTCTTCCTCCTACCATGGTGTGTCCCACAGGGAGGAGCTCCACCTCCAGACCCTGAAGGCCTTCGTGGAGCTGCACGAGTTCTCCGACCTGAACCTGGTCCAGGCCCTCAGGTCTGCTCCCTTTAATCTTCACTCCTATCTCATTTATTACCTACACTCCTCACACAGAGCAATAACAACAGAATAAATTCATGCGTTTTTTAGgctccaacattttttttcatatacagCAACATCGGCTAGCTGCCTGCCAataacaagaaggatttgggggtgggggggttagtgTTACAAGAAAAGTCCTGCATCACAAAGTGGGGTTGGGAAGGAAAAGGATCAGCCAAGAAGAGTTGAATTAAAAGATACTAGtggttgcattatgggaaatgtaggatccaaaGTTTTGAACTCAGTACTTGGTAAACATTCTACAAGAGATTCTCCATAAGTAAAGAATGAACCGTCTCTGATCCGACATGTTTATCGCTAACAAGTTAGCATTTCCATTGTGACCATGTTAGCACACAGATGTCAGCATTTGACACAGAACACGGCCATGGCAAAGGACGGACTTCCAGATTACAAGTATTGTAATGTATGCAATACATACTGGGGGTTTATGTTGTCgcgacgtgtgtgtgtgtgtgtgagacagacagtTCCTGTGGAGTTTCCGTCTGCCTGGTGAAGCCCAGAAGATTGACCGCATGATGGAGGCTTTTGCCACGCGCTACTGTGACTGCAACACTCATGTCTTCCAGTCCACCGGTGAGCTTAAATATGTACATCTGTCCGTTTCCTGTCTGGACGTGTGGGTgcgggtgtttgtgtgtgtttgtgtgtgtgtgtgtgtgtgcgtgtgtgtgagaaaaactTGAAAGAATAATGTGAATTTAAGTAGAAAGCTGAGCTACTACTTGTAGTTCCTGGTTTATTACAAGAGGAAGTAAACTAATAATCAGCACCTGCTGGTATATGTGTACAGACTGATATACACGCTGTTTAAAGAGCAGTCTGTCAAGCGCCAGCTATCTTTAACACTTCTGGTATAGTTGGAAATCAGGAAGAAGAGAATAAGAGGAGGAAAGGGTAAGAATGTGAGCAAGCAAAAGAAGTataacataagaaaaaaaaaaaggaaatgtaagcatgaacaaaagaacaaagaagaATAGAAAGGGGATTtctatagaaaaataaaatggaaatctaTAGGTAGGTTTCATCATGGAGCCAGTTAAAGAATATTGAGTAAACAGggctttaatatttaaatagatCACCAGGAGAGTCATGTACAGCCGAACTCTGGAGATCAAATTATCTCATATTCAAGTTTATGTTCCTCTTTCTTGATTACTTGCTCTTGTTACATGTGCCTCTGCTGCGTGTATCTTGTTTtctgcccccccacacacacacacacacaaacacactctatctctctctctttgtcccttGTTCCACCCTCCTCCCTCTGAGTGTCAGAGGAGTGACTGTTGTTGGTCTTCTAGCCCACTGGTATTCAGGACACCTCCCCTTCTCTACTCTATGtctctttaaacaaaaaaaaaaactgtgtctttgtgtttatgCCTTGCTGCTGTAAAACCAATTGCCCTCAGAggacaaaataaagttgaagtctTTTTCACTGACTCAGTATTTACAGGTGGACTACATGAcattttgttgctgtgtgtgtgtgtgtgtgtgtgtgtgtcttcctctCTATAACCAGACACGTGCTACATCCTGTCATTTGCCATCATCATGCTCAACACCAGCCTCCACAACCCCAATGTGAAGGACAAGACGCCTCTGGAGCGTTTCATCTCCATGAACAGAGGCATCAACAACGGGGAGGATCTACCTGATGACCTGCTTTCGGTGAGAACCAATACCCCTGTCTAAAACCATACACCGGGAAGTAgtaacccaaacacacacacacatacacatatatggCCATCAGCATCATCTGAAACAGAAACTCACAAATTTCTCCCTGCTGGTTGGTCACAACTTGTAGCATTTAACTGTGTCCCTGACTGTGTGCTGCTAGATTAAAGATATGTGAACACAACAATGTCATCCATAACTGAAATCAAACACAGACATGTTTGTGATTTGGTGTCTCTGTTCAAGTGAATATTAATAACATGTTTTAGTTTCAGTCTGCACATTTTTACCCCAGttgttttgacagtttaaaCTTTAGCATCTAATGTATGCATTTAATTCATCTGATTGCTGTTTAGGTTTTTGCTCACAGTTCATGTTCAGTGGATGGCATACATCAATTAAATTTTTGcaaatttctgatgttttttttttttacttattcaaCTCTACCCAGAAACTGTACGAGAGCATTCGCAACGAGCCTTTTAAAATCCcagaggatgatgggaatgatCTGACTCACACCTTCTTCAACCCTGACAGAGAAGGATGGCTCCTTAAACTTGGTACTCTCCACAACAGTTTGTTCTTATGAATAACTTGTCGTGTTAAATGGAATTTAACACCAGAATCCACAAACTAAAATTAAGAGGTTTAAGTGTGCTGCTGTGCCACATAATATCGAACCAAGCTGATGCATAAGGCTTAAAACAGGAAAGTACAGAGGAAGCAGTCAGAAAATGACCCAATAATagagtttactttttttgtgtttgcatgccAACCAGGTCAGTGTTAGGTTATGCAGAAGTTCAACGTCAAACTGATaccttacattttttgtttctttttcattttgatcAGCTAGGTTGATATCTTGTCAGTTTCCACTGACAactgtttgtctcttttgtaTTTCAGGAGGCCGAGTTAAGACGTGGAAGAGGCGATGGTTCATCCTGACCGACAACTGCCTCTACTACTTTGAGTTCACCACTGTAAGCCTCCCACGCTGCTccttttagttagttagtttattTAGTTGGTTAATTTTGAGCacgttaaaaaaattaaaaaaacaaagatcagTAACATGTCAGTATAGgctagaaaacaaacaaaaaaaaaatcagaaaacgTATCTTTCAAAAAGGATTGTAAAGGATTCAAATAAGAATTTCaatgttcaaaaaggagtaggGAAGGAATTCAAAAAGGTTTCTGGTCCACCTTTTTCTAGTTTtgtacattaatttaaaaaagttcaaTTCCTAACCAATTACTAAATCTATACAGTCTAAGTCAATACATATGCATACATAGACAGGGTGTCGGACTGAGAGtaaaaaggggactgagtacccatggccctcatgtgaggagggcatATAGTACACACTTAcactcacatatacacatgcataaacatCTACATCCTTACCAGCTAGCCCTACCGGTGTCCATGTTCCCCCTGTCAGTTAAATCACCCTGAATAATAACGCATCCACACTAGACATAATATACAAGCCCAAAAACAATACAGTCAGTACACAGTACTATCACTTGGAGTCCTTCTCATACCCATTCAACATATTGATTTTATACCGCTTTGACATTTAATATAGCTGAAAGTCTTTCAAGCCCTAGAATCCCTCTGCTAGCTTTTCACTTTGTAGCTGGGActatcaaaatgtgttttagtgtcGCTATAAATGTCAGAAGCTGTTACAGTATAGAATTCTCTATTTTTTCTGCTTCCCTCCTTTGTGTGACGCTGATGACACTTTTACACTCAGCATTTCCTTCTTGCCTTCCTGATACATAACTGCATCTCGTTTGACCCTGTCTGCAGGATAAAGAGCCCAGAGGCATCATTCCTCTAGAGAACCTTTGTGTGAGAGAAGTGCCGTATCCTCGCAAACCGGTAAGATATCTTCAGCTTTTTAAAAGCCAATTGTATTGTGTTGAAAAGACAAGCTAGGTGAATAGATTTTAGATATATAGGTGAGTAGATTATCACGTGGTTTTGGTGTCGTCCAGTACTGTCTGGAGCTGTACAATCCCAACAGTCGAGGGCAGAAGATCAAAGCGTgtaaaacagagacagacggaAGAGTGGTGGAGGGGAAGCACCAGTCCTACACCATCTGTGCTCCTAGCGCGGAGGAGAGAGACTCCTGGATCGAAGCCATCAGGTCagacccacacacgcacacacacacacgcacacgctcacacacacacacacaaatgcacacacacagttggtagagcaggcgcccatatgtaAAGGTTTTCTCGTTGATGGTTTGACTCCGGCATGCGGCCATCAGCTGCAAGTCACTCCCCCCTCTCgctcccctttcacgtcttcagctgtcctgtcaaatgaaggcctaaaatggccaaaaatgtatttaaaaaaagagatgtgtGAAAGCAAGGAAATACATACACAACAACGTGTGTGCAcactctcacacgcacacacacacaaacacacacacacagaaaacaggcCAGCCTGTCCATCAGCCACATCCTTGACAGAGTAATGATGTCACACCGCGGGTTCGCTGCTCTCTGCATTTGACAGCCACCTGATGTAACGGTGTGCTTTGGTGtccaacgcacacacacctgcacacacacatgggtcTTTGATCCTCTCTCCCACCatgtccttctctctctcagatgaacacacagacatggttcactatcacacacacacacacacacacacacacacagttgtgtctggctatctttgtggggaccagtcattgacataatgcattccctagcctctaaccctaaccaccAAACCTAAagtcctaaccttaaccctcaccctaaccctaaccataacctaactctaaccctactcctaaaaccaagtcttcaaaaagccctttaacgttaaggggaccagcattttgtccccacaaagttgtcaggtccccataagtatactgtattcacagtttttggtccccacgcTAAACCTGGCCCtaaaacacgcacacgcacacgcacaagcacacgcacacacacacacacacacacacacacacacacagctggtttcACAAACAAGGAAGCTGCAGTTGAGCATGATGATGGCAAATGACAGGATGTAGCACGTGTCTGGTGTTAGAGAggaatatgcacacacaaacacacacacacaagacatggACAAGATATAGCTACAAAATGTCATGTAGTCCACCCATAAATACAGAGTCAGTGAAGAAgactttaactttattttgttcCTGGAGAGTAGATGTAGGACAGAAGGAGATGGGGGCTAGAAGACCAACAGTCACTAGTGGccgacacacacacttgattaacctacatattgttttttgtaacagGGACCGGCCAAAATGTCCTCACGTTGCAGAAATCTCCTCAATGCAATGGTTTAAAGAGCCAAACCCCCACCTCACCcgatacacacaagcacacagacatacacacataaagtaCTACTGCATTAGCCTCTATGTAATGACAATCTTTTTTACTTCAAACAGAGCGAGTATTACCAAGGACCCGTTCTACGACTTGGTCTCTGTCCGTAAGAAGAAGGTGATAAACCAAGCTCCTCAGGACTGAGCTCTCCAGTGCTCCCCATGGACATGGATAGCCCCACCGTGGGATTCAGCCTCCCTTTAAGTTCTGTTAAACTCCGCACAACACAACTGGGTGAGGACACCAGAGGTTAGACACTGACAGTGGTCGTTTAGGCTATAGAAGGGACTTCTCTTTCCGCTTCTCTTTTTACAGACTAATCTAAACCGTGTCAAAGGTGAAAACGAGCCACAAAGAATGTGTGGATATATCTTCTGCAATAAAAAGTGGATTTTTGGTTGCCTGCACCACCAGATTTAGTTTCTTGTATCAGGAAGATACATTTAGCAAGTGATGTCCCAGGAGGTCTACTGTCTGCCGGCCATACAATGGGAAGACATTTCTCAACAGTTCATAAggcaaaaaatgtatcttttcaaGTAAAGTAACAGTAAACAGCTTAACTTCTGTCCAGTGGATCATTATTTCCTACATGAATAGCGTCCATAATATGCTTCTGTTCTGGTTAGGGTTCGATTGAGAAGTGTTGCTAATGCTTCATTTTGTAAATAGAGATATTTTTTCAAGCATTTATCggaattcattttttgtttcttgaacTTTATAGTGAAATATAATTTGCCTAAAAATGCAGAACACACTCTAATCAGACCAATGATTTCACTCATAGCACAGTGCAATATGTGTAACATGCATTGTGtcaattttgattttttttgtaatgtgtgcaCTGTAATATATGAAAGAAGTGTTTTATCTGTACCCTATATTGTGTGTTAGTGTAAGTATTGCATTTGTTATATTATCATgagttatttaatattaaaaatattcaattgCCTTTTGACATGTACAGTTCCTGTTGTTGGTTTAAAAGGGcaaactgacagctgtgtttTCAGAGCTTTTGTCTGACTACATCAGACCACAACTTGttttttcgtgtgtgtgtgtgtgtgtgtgtgtgtgtgtgtgtgcgctagCATATTGATATGCTAAGTTTACATGCTTGTATGTGCTTCTTGAAGGGTGAAGCACCTAAACAACATTTGTGTTCACATGTAAAGGTTTAGAAACCATCTAATTTTATCCATTTTACAGGTTACCTGCAGCTTCCTCAGGCTTTGTTCATTTGATGATTCTcatactatatacagtaaaCACATGTAAGACCTTGTTTTTGACATTGTATTGAACAAATGTGATTCTTAGTTCCAGGCTAAATATCAATCATGTGTCAATGGCATTAACTTATCATATTATAGCAGGTCCAAGCTGCATATCAAAAAACGACAAATACCACTACTTTACCTACACCTGGAGTCAGATATCTTTCCACCTCAAAATCCAAGCTAACAAGCTTCTTACAAACGCATAACACCACCAGGTATTGCAGATATGAGCCAATATGCCACTGAGGGTTACCTGTCACATACTataatgtatgtttgttttaatcaaaactTTTGTCCTCTAGGTGAGACATTTAAGGACACTTTGGCTGTTGGAATACAAGTCATGTTAGAATGAAATATCCTCTGGCTGTCAAGATCTGACTATTGATTCTATTCTACAGAATGTTAAAATTAACATTAAGATGCAATTATAACAGGAAATAACACATCTCCTTTGCCTGTTGtgtgtcacaaaaaaacagtctaAAAAATTAGTTAACGCCTCTTACTTCCTGTTTCAGTGTTGCACCACATCCACCTCGCAACCCCCCTCCCACCCCATGCTCAACTCAGCCCCTGAGTTCCCATCAGGCCTGCTGTTcctctctgagctctgagctgTTAGCTAACAGCCAGAAAAGAGAAGCAGGGGGAGGCAGCTAGCGGTAGGTTTGTGCAGTGCAATCATCCGCTCTCCATCTTAAATGTTGTACTACTGTGTCTCACCACTGAGTAGCGCTGTCATCAAAGTAATGCCTTCatgattgaaatgaaaaaattcTCAGAAACATAACATTTGAGATTCGTCCAGTAGTTTTCAGACTAGAATATATGAGCAatcttaatgtaaaaaaaaatcaatgtgttCATCTGTTCATTATCTGACCATTTATTGAGTAAACTGTAGAAGAGATCCCACAACTTAATAGTACGGTAaatagacatttaaataaacaagatgCAATATTATTTCACAGATAAATTATAACCTAGCAAATTAACTAAGAAATGTAGTCCAGTACTGTTTACATATAAAGGACCAAACCACCTCAGCCCCACAGGTGGGACACAGGTAGAGACAGGTTGGTTTAGTTTGTATTTGGGGTTGGAGTCAGACTGAGAAATTAATCACAGCCTGACAATGTCCTGCTTCGTGTTTCTCAGAGAGGGTTTTACCCATTGTTCGGCTCGGCTGGACCACGGTgtcccgtcctcctttttccatgggagattagtaccgcctcatgcgtgaggcgagcgtggctggttgTTGAAGCAGGAAACTGTCGTGACATGacgcgacacacacagaacgtcaaaggtgtgttgtttttaaaatctcGTCTTCtggccagaagacaaatttagtttcaaaataaGCAGgagggagcaaaaaaaaaaaaaacacccgctggctaaactatttaaacatggtgggtttgttcaggacacctcctgcccccgtctgtcgctagcaatgatgacgcggTAAATAGTGatgattctctccaaccaatcagtagtctgcaggttttcacctcaccttttggtattgcttcggctcgcttggaacctcgactgaggtggtacCAAACAAggcgagtagaggcgagtcgagcaggtaccatgcagtggaaaaacgccatttgaCTATTGCCTTGCTGGTCCACTTCTAATTTTGAAAGAGCAGCTGTGATTTACCATTTAGATGCTTGAAGGGGTATATCAATCACTAACCTAGAATGTTCACCGAGTCTTTGAGCTAgtgtccaagtcaagtctcaagtcttcaTCTTAGTTATTATGAGTGTTGTTTCACTGTCACCAAAACGGTGTCTTTGCAGTCGTTACAGTCCACGTTGTTGTTTGGGTGAACTATTGAAGTATTGCTATCTTGTGACAGCAATAACGGATTGCACTATTGACCAAtgaaaacctggtctaaagtcaatagcatTTCATTGATATTTTGACTGAGTATTAGTGAAATGTGCCTTGGCTCGCGCACAGGGCgcacacactgtgcttgttacacacacacagggaaacgcAGCATCAGAACCAATGCGCCCGGCGCACCAACCCTTTTTTCCGCTGTCAAACTACAAAAAGGGGATTTGGACACACCCTAAATGCAGCTGCACCACGCGCTTTACGCCGTGCGCTTGGATTGATAAAAAAGGCCCCTAACTTTCCCATCTCATGTATATATAACCTCCAAAAAATTGCTCCCTTCAAATGATCTTCTACCTGAACACCACCTttgtttgcagaaaaaaaacaagtacactTCTTTAGGGTTTAGTGTACTAAAACATGCACTTAAGGTCCCataacatggtgctctttggatgcttttatatagaccttagtggtcccctaacacccTATCTGaagtttatttcccaaaattcagccttggtgcagaattacagccactagagccagtcccacaatgagctttccgtTGGACGTGCCacttctgtgtctgtagctttgaatgctattgaggaggagagaggggggggNNNNNNNNNNAGGTGGGAGTGTGGCATTGACCAACTGTTAAATCTTGGCTTGTTTtcaagccatgatgtctctctctttctcatgagggggccaaattctctgggcgggcaaagcaaagACGTCCTCCCCTTACGTCCTcctaaggagcaagattccgcGATTTCTAGACACTGGGTGACCATAGACAGgttgggggaactcatattaatgttaaaaaacctgaaagtgacattttcatgcaatgggacctttaaacaactTTACATTCAGTGTCCTCAAGACACCCGTATATTCACATAGCCACAAAAGTCCTGAGGAATCAAGTTGCAAACAAATACCAGCAAATATCTCATTAAACCTCTCTGCAGCCCACCAGGGCAACAGATATCACCAAGCATATTGATTATTGCcttaacatttcaaatttgGCAACTGTATTTATCAGTGCCTT
The sequence above is drawn from the Etheostoma cragini isolate CJK2018 chromosome 2, CSU_Ecrag_1.0, whole genome shotgun sequence genome and encodes:
- the cyth4b gene encoding cytohesin 4b isoform X2, whose translation is MTDCQMVSSDFTADENMEIESIRTYKEVLLDDIQKLKMEIDNVMADILSFESSEENKTIEKSKLSANGKKKFNMDPKKGINYLVENELLERSAQSIAEFLYKEEGLNKTAIGEFLGEREELHLQTLKAFVELHEFSDLNLVQALRQFLWSFRLPGEAQKIDRMMEAFATRYCDCNTHVFQSTDTCYILSFAIIMLNTSLHNPNVKDKTPLERFISMNRGINNGEDLPDDLLSKLYESIRNEPFKIPEDDGNDLTHTFFNPDREGWLLKLGGRVKTWKRRWFILTDNCLYYFEFTTDKEPRGIIPLENLCVREVPYPRKPYCLELYNPNSRGQKIKACKTETDGRVVEGKHQSYTICAPSAEERDSWIEAIRASITKDPFYDLVSVRKKKVINQAPQD
- the cyth4b gene encoding cytohesin 4b isoform X1, whose translation is MTDCQMVSSDFTADENMEIESIRTYKEVLLDDIQKLKMEIDNVMADILSFESSEENSKTIEKSKLSANGKKKFNMDPKKGINYLVENELLERSAQSIAEFLYKEEGLNKTAIGEFLGEREELHLQTLKAFVELHEFSDLNLVQALRQFLWSFRLPGEAQKIDRMMEAFATRYCDCNTHVFQSTDTCYILSFAIIMLNTSLHNPNVKDKTPLERFISMNRGINNGEDLPDDLLSKLYESIRNEPFKIPEDDGNDLTHTFFNPDREGWLLKLGGRVKTWKRRWFILTDNCLYYFEFTTDKEPRGIIPLENLCVREVPYPRKPYCLELYNPNSRGQKIKACKTETDGRVVEGKHQSYTICAPSAEERDSWIEAIRASITKDPFYDLVSVRKKKVINQAPQD